The Oleiphilus messinensis DNA segment TAACTTGCTTTTTACCGTTTCAATGGTGAAACGGGCAGGTGTCAGCGCCAGCTCAACACCACTGTTTACCAGGTTTTCTGCTTTTGTAATCAAACGATTAACCTGCACTTTGCGAGAGCCTACCCGTGCTTTCAGGCTGTCCAGCTCGCCTTGCAGACGTTGCTGCTCATTCATCGCGAACGCGATAATCGTGTGGCGATTTACCTTGTCGGTAATCCCCATCTCATCCAGTTGAAAGCCGATGTTGTCCAGTTGGCCCAGTGCGGTGTCTGCAAAATGTTTAATGTTCATAGATTCAAGCCTTGCTAAAAGTTGCCAGTTCGTTAAATCAGTCCATTCAGCCAGCTTTAATTGATTTGTGTAGCGCTGTGCTGATACCCCGGCAATAAACGCCGGTGTCGATATATCGCGCACAGTAACCATTAAAAATAGAAATCTCAACCTAAAAATGACTGATTCCCGTTGAAATGCCTCAAAACAATTGTACAAATATTACCTACAGTTAATTCCCCGGCCATCTCCTGGCAAGGTGCCCTGGCCTATCATTAAAGTCACTAAGGGATCGAGAGAAGTGTTGAGGTTGTTTTCCTTAGTCTTGTGCTTACTAAGTTAATAGGTTATTGCTCCCTCCAAACAGCGCTAGCCCGGCTCTACATTTGTAGGGCCTTTTTTTTAGGTTATTTTTCCCTCAAATATGTTCATCGTTTCGAGTTCGTTTCATCTCGATTCAATTGATCTTATGTTAATAAACCAAGTCCTTTGAGCCATGGGTGTTTTCCAAGGCAGTTCTATCTAACAAATATTGAAGCCCGCGCCATACCAGCAGATTAGGGTCTCGTTTGGAGCAGCTATCTTCAAACTAAAATTAATCACATGTAAGCATATAATTAGAAATGTAAGTAGTTTAAATTATCTATAAGTGCTATTTTTATTTTTAAGCATAAGCTCAAGTTGATAAGTGATACTATGGATTTATAAGTGTTATGTTGAATTTGTAAGTGTGGCTTGGAGCTTTATGAAATGTGTGAAGATAGGATAAGTTTCTCAAGTATAGGCAATTCATCACCCAAGTAAAGAGCAATGAAACCCATAGGATATAGCCGGTTAAACAATTATTACACACTTTTACTGCCTAAACTGGGAGTAGAAGTATATCAGTGTCCAAGCGTGGATTCTGAGAAAACAATCAAATACGGCGCATCTCTTCGTAAAATCATCCCCGGTACCAGAAGGGTACCAGATACACCTTACGACCACATGATCGCGGCAATAAAATACCAAGGTATTCGTCTACATTTCTTCGCGGCAATATTTACAAAAGTAGATGTTGAGGAGCTTACAAATTTTATTAAAGGTAAGCCACTATCGGTTTATAACCGCGTTATTTGGTATCTTTATGAATGGCTTACCGGAAATGAACTGGCCATCGATAATCTAACTAAAGGTAACTACATTAAATTATTTGACGACGAATACTACTACACATTGCAGGAAGGTGAACGGGATAAACGAACACGAGTAATCAATAATGCGATTGGAACTAGAGAGTTTTGTCCAATCATTCGTAAGACACCAGAAATTAAAACCCTAGAAAAGATTGATGTCTATGACACGGCATATGCTCAGATGCAGTTAATTGGCCAGAACTTGTCTGCAGATGTTATTGGTCGATCTATCAATTATCTTTACACCAAAGAGACAAAGTCTTCGACGGATATTGAAAAGGAAACACCGAGCAAGGATAAGATGCAACGGTTTTTAAAAGCGGTAAAAAGTGCCGGCCAATTCGAGTTAAATAAAGAAAAAATTATTGATATTCAGAATCAAATTGTCGAAGAGAACAAAAAAGCCACAGATTATCGTGACCACGAAATTTATGTTGGAACGACCATCCATCGTTTAAGTGGATATGATGAGGATGTGCATTATATCGGTCCGAAGCACGAACATGTAGCGAGTATGATGAAAGGTTTACTGGATACTCACGATAAACTTATGATGGATGGTCAGGTACCTTCTCTTATGCATGCGACGGCTATTTCCTTTGGGGAGGTATACATACACCCGATGAAAGATGGAAATGGTCGAATTCATCGTTATCTAATTCATGATGTGATGAAACAACGGGATCAGGAACACAAATTTATCATTCCTATCTCTGCGGCTATTTTAAAAAATCAGCCCAAATATGATGAGGTGCTTGAGTCTCTTTCAACTCCTATTATGGCTATGCTGACGTATGAGCTGGACGATGATGCAAGAGTAATTATCAATAACGATATTGATTACATGTATCGTTATCCCGACTTTACCAATCATGTCATTTTTATTTATGAGATGATGAATACAGCAATCGCAGAAGAGCTAAAGGCAGAAATCTGTTTATTGCTTGCCATCGACAAAATCAAAGGCTTCATCAATGAGCGCTGCGATGTTCCAAATAATAAATTGGATGTTTGTGTTTCTATCATTGTGAAAGGTCGCGGTAAAGTGTCGAAAACAAAACGTAAACTCGTTCTAAAATCAATAGACGAATCACTACTGGAAGAAGTGGAAGATTTTGCAAGTTCAGTTTTGAATACCGTCAGAGAAACCCTAAATGTTGATGTGGCGGATGTTATAAACTCACCTTAAGTTGATTATTGATCTGGCGAGACCAATCAACTGGCTAACACCACATTCTCTGCAACTCATCAGCTCAGACAAGAAACTGGCTCGTTGGCAGAAAGCACATCTGGCGGGAAAAGCATTAATGGGCATCAATCTGAACGGACTACAGTCGAAGCACCGACGAAAATTTCTCAACACCATTAGTCAAATAAACGGGATTCTCGCCAATTACCAACTTGATAGTTTTGATGATTATCAAAAAATTTCAGAAGATGAACTATCAGAGGTTATCCGTTTGTTGAAAGCACTCACCCCACCATGATGATCTAGTCAACTGCGTCTTAGTATGAACGCTTACAACCTCTCAGCCTTCGCCATTTACTCTCAGCTGCTGTCATCAACTTGTAAGTCATGGCCAACGTCGTTTTGCGACTTCCACAACTCTTTGATTTCGTTGTTCTCAAACGCACCGAAGCAAACACCGATTCAATCGGATTCGTCGTGCGAATGTGTTGCCAATGCTCAGCCGGAAAATCGTAGAAAGCGAGCATACTCGCTTTGTCCTTTTTCAAGCAATCCATAGCACCTGGATACTTTGCCTCAAAGCGTTTGAGCGTGTTAGCAAAGGCCTTGTAAGCATCATCTCTGGTCTCTGCTTGTCAGATATCATGTAAGGCTTCTTTGACCTTTGGCTGAACTGACTATAGCTCGGTTTTTTACGTTCTTCTGTCTATGGGGCTTTACAGTCTGTGGAAAATTCATTGTTATCAAAGCATTGAATGGGTTGGGTTAATTGTATTGGACAGGTGTTTGAAATTGAAATAAACACCTGAAAATGCCGAATCAGAAGCGGTGAGATCGCTTGGTGGGTGTCTCAATCCCATAGCTTTTCCCTATTTATCATACTGGATTCGAATAACATACCACTCCGCCTCACCAGATGGCGTTCTGACTATGACTTCATCATCCACTTCTTTCTTGAGCAGGGCTCTGGCCATGGGTGAGTCGATGGATATATAGTCTTTTCGATCGTAGATTTCATCGACGCCGGCGATTCTGAAGTGTTTTTGTTCGCCGTTTTCGTTTTCAATGTCGACCCAGGCGCCAAAGAAAACACGTCCTTCCTGTTCCGGGGCATAGTCAACTACGCGAAGGTCTTCCAGGCGTTTGCGTAGGTATCGGACTCGACGATCAATTTCTCTAAGTAGTTTTTTATTATATTGGTAATCCGCATTTTCACTTCGATCGCCATTGCTGGCGGCCCAGGTCACTTTGCGGGTAATATCGGGTCGTTTTACACGCCAAAGCTCATCCAGTTCGTTTTTGAGTGCATCAAAGCCTTGCCGGGTAATTAGGTTTGTTTTCATTGTCTTTATCGGGCCAATTAAATCGAAAGTTGTGCTGAGCTCAGTGTAATCCAAGTGTGCTGTGGTGCAAACAATTGCCGACTTGAAGCTTTGGATTGGCCCGGTAAGACAGGACGATAGGATTTGATTGACCGATTTGCCTGCTAAGTTTTGCCATTTTGGCCAATTTATATTCAGTGTGAGGCGATAGTATAGTAGGTGGTCACAAATGTTTCGTTTATTTGCGTTTCGTAAATAATGTAAGTGATCTGGTTCCCATTTTGTAAAAAAAATTTCATTGAGTGAACGGTGCGTACATTTTAATCGCTGGAGTAGCTTAAAATAGCGGTTAAGTTTTAGAGGCAACGTTTTGGTAATTAGTGATAAGGGATGCTAGGCCATGAATAATATAATAAAGTTAGTGGCGGTTTCGGCTTCAGTTATTTGGTTTAATACGGCACTTGCTGAGGCTGTAATCACTGAAGATGAACCACAGAAAACCACGATCGATACATTTCCATTTCAAATGTTGGAGCAGGATGATCTTTCCCAGGCGGTAATTGAAGGTGGGCTTGAGCCGCCGGCTGCGGGTGAAGAGGAAGCTCCGGTGCAGAATGTGCAGGAACCTTACAAAATTGAGGTCGTCGATCGGCAAACCGATCTGGGTCGGCATGAAGTGCCAGTAGAGTTCCACTACAGCAACCCGAGAGTGGTTCCCGGTGTTGTGTTTAATGAGCAGTATCGAATTAATCCACAGTGATTGATTCAGTGCGCTCGAACATATCGTAGATTGCAACCCGCGTAATAATACGAAGACTTTTCTGCAGCATTAGCGAGTGTCAGCTCACTCGCTAATGTCGTTTGAGGTTAGAGGCCACTCTTAAACCTCCAGTCTGTTATCCTTGTTCTCCGACAATGGCAGTTTCAATACTTTCAGGTATAAAAATTCCAGTGCTTGTTTGGCCTGATTGACTTTGGCTTTGGAGGCATTCATCTTCGTGACGAGATAAACCAGAAAGGCTTTGATGTTTTCTTCGTTCAGAGTCGACGGATTTTTTAACTCGTTAAAAAATATATAACGGGTTATCCAGTGTTGGTAGGTTTGTTCAGTTCTGCTGTTCAAATGTTCTGCTTTGATTTCTTTTTGCAGTTTAGCAAGCAGTCCCGGCTGACTGATCTCGATAGTATCAGTTAGATCCATGGTTTCACACCCTGTATATTGTACTGTTTTTATAATTTTCCGCCGATTCTATTACATCGAAGTGACAGATGCAAAAGTCCTTTTAAAATAGGTCGGTCGGTTGGCGCAGATATTGAGACGTGTTTCCGGGTGGCTGGTACCACACCGGGAACTGTGCGGCCTTATTCACGAAAGAATAAGGCCGGACTTCTTAGCCTTGTTCGTTTTTCAAGGCTTCAATGCGGTCAATGTATTTTTGCATTGCCGCGTCGCTGCTGGTTCCTTTCAGTTTTTCCCAAGCACCGTATTTCGCGCGACCTACAACGTCGAGCATGCCAGGCTTCTTACCCGATACATCACCTTCTGACGCTTGCTTGAACAATGCATAGAGTTCAAGTTTGAGTTCGTTGGAAGGTTTAAAGTCGCCTTCAGAGGTTTGGACGTAGTTTACAGTTTCTTCAAATTTAGCTTTTAAATCACTCATTTTGGTGCCCCTGTCTATCGATGAAAGGTTAAGGATTATAGCGTCTCGATTCAGAGGTGGCTATGTTGATGGAAACCGTTATCACAAACATTTGAGCTATTTTGGTTTAAGTCGAAATCAGGTATTCTCCGCCTTTTTCGCTCTGATTGCAGAGCGTGACGACAATCACAAGCAAGGTGAAAGGGTTATGAGCAAGAAGAATCAGTTGAATACCATTATCTCGAAAATCAACGGTTTACCGGATTTTTTGCGGGTTAAGGCATTAACCACGTTTTTTGGCAAAATGGTGAAGTTTACGGGTACAGCGGGTATAAAAATTGAAAAACTGACGGAATCAGAATCAGTGGTTTCGGTCAAAAACAAAAAATCAGTGCAGAATCATATTGGTTCAATCCATGCAGTTGCCAGTATTTTACTGGCGGAATCGGCCACCGGTTATCTTGTTGGTATGAATTTACCTGACACCAGTGTGCCGGTCATCAAGACAATTAAGGCGGACTACGTTAAGCGAGCAAAAGGGGATATGAAGGCTGAAGCTCGATTAAGCCAGGAGCAGATCGACCTTATACGAACAACTGAGAAAGGTGAAACGGCGGTTGAGGTTATTGTTACGGATAGCGAGAGCAAAGAGCCCGTTAAAATGGAAATGATTTGGGCCTGGACACCGAAAAAACGCTAGGCTCCTGTTGGGGGGGGCGTTATGGTGTGGGGCCTGCAGGCAGAATGAGTGTAAATCTCACACCGGTATTACCGGTGAGATTTTGTGCTTCGATTCTGCCGCGATGAAAGTCCGTGATTAATTTCACGATAACCAGCCCCAAACCCATATGACTGTCGTTTCGATGTTGTTGTTCATTGGAACGTATACTGATGAAAGGCTGAAAGATTTGTTGCTGCATACGCTCAGGTAGCGCGGGCCCTTCATTTTCCACTTCGAGTATGATGGTTTGGTGCTTTTGAAAAAGTCTCAATCGAATACTTTTCCCTTCTGGGGTGAAGTCCTTTGCGTTGTCCAGTAATTTGTCCAGTAGTTGGGCAATAAGATCTGGATTGCCCTGCACTGGATAAGTTAATTCAGCTGCCTCGAACATAACTTTAAGCTTCGGGGCTGCCAGCTGGAATGCGGCGCTGTACTCTGCGACCACTGGATACAGGTCAAACTCCACGTTGTCGGCAGTCTGGATCAGCTTTTCCAGGCGTGTTGCCGCACGCATGGAATCAATGATGCCTGATATGCGCTTGACCCCTGATTGACCGCGTTCAATATATTCGTTTAATTCCGTGGGTATATTGTTGTGGAGGCTTGCGTTGTCCAGTGAGGAGCGAATAATTGCCACCGGTGTTTTGATTTCATGGCTCAGCTTTTGAGCAAAGCTTTGAAGGTAAGCCGTATACGCCATGTTTGCGTCTAACAGCGCTGCAAAGCGACGTCTCAAGTCACTGATTTCATCCTGCCCTGTCCCGGGGATCAAGCTGTTTTGTGGCACACCGTCTGTACTGAAGCAGGCATCGATTTGTTTACTGAGTTTTTGTATCCGCCAGGATAATAGAGAAGCAAAGCCGAGCAGCATAATCATGATGATAAAGATTGAGGCGGCCGCGATTGCGACCATGTCGAAAATCGTTTCATTTGATATGGATGCGATAGCGTCAGTATTCTGATCGAGTCTGAGCGCCCCAACGATTTTTTGATTCTGAAACAGGGGAACCACGCTGCTGATTAATGCGTAATTTCTGCTACCTTGAGCTTGCCAGGTTATGGTTGGGGAGCCTTTTAGCGCCTGTTGCGCAAGGTCGGACTGGTCTCGATCCGCGCTTGGCTGTTGCTGTGACCGAGGTGGTTTTTCAAAAAGAGTCCAACGTATCAGGGTACCCACTATATCCTTGAAGAAACTCGATGATGCCGTAATGATCGGAAAACTGTGCTGAGATTCCAGTTCGCCGGACTTGCCAATAATCCAGCCCTGCTGGTCGATGACTGTCATTTTTATGCCGGCCGTCGAAAATTCAGCAAGATAACGGTTAATCTCCGGGTCAGAGAAGCGCAACGTGGGCACATCCCGGTCGGCCTGTGGTTTGAGTGGCGTGGGTAGCAGGTCTGGTTCCATTGTCCGGGGGTCATCGTAATAGCCGTTAAATTCCGGACTTGAACTGTGCGGGTTGCTAAAGGTGGGGGCTACTGATGCTGGCAAGGGGAGGATGTTGCCGAGTGATCGTGGTGGTATAAAGGGGTCGGGGGGCGCGTTTTCCGGGTTGATTACGGTGAAGCCAAAACCTCCCTTTGCATCGGCAAAGGGGATGCTTATTTCAACGGTATATCCGGTTTCCGAGTATTGCCAGTACGCATCTACTTCCACTGGAATATCCTGACCCTGGGTAGTTGAATTGATTAGGCCCGGTGATGTCGCGAATAGTGTACCCCGGCGATGAACACCATTGTGGTCACGATATTCAAACTGAATGTTATCTGTCGTGCTGTTGTGCTGTCCCGGGTTTGGATTGTGGCGATGGATATCCGGATCAGTAACATTGATATAGGCGTACAGCCGATCCTGGTAAAAACCGAGTAAGTAACTCACCTGGAAGGTGTCATTAGTCGGCAGGAAATCCGATTTAATCTCCCGGGTATCGACCCCTAATGCCAGCCAGTCGTCGAAATATCCATCAAGAAAAACAGGTTGTGGTAACGCAAAGGCGTAAACGGACGCCCCATCTTTCCCCTGTGCGGTGCCGTCGAAGATGGTCGTTTGTGCCAGAAATCGGGCAGTAATCGTGGCATTGTGTTGCAGCATTGACTGTTGCTTGAAGCGTAACTCTGCTTCAAGTTGGTGGATGAACTGATACGCTGACCAGGGTAATATCAAGGTGACCAAGCTGATCAGAATCAGTTGATATTTCAGGCGCATGGGGCTGTCGCAACTCCTGGTTCAGGATTCATTGGCATCCCAGCGATAGCCCATACCGTAGGCAGTTTGAATGGCCGAAAAAGCGGGATCGACTTGTATGAATTTTCGCCTCAAACGTTTTATATGGGACGTGATTGTGCTGTCGTCGAGCACTGTGTTTGCCGCATCCATCAATTGTGTCCGGTTCTTGACATGTCCCGGGTATTTCGCCAGTGCATGTACAATCCAGAATTCGGTAACGGTAAGTTCAATTGGCGCATCATTCCAGTAAACTGCGATTTTATCGACGTTTATTTTCAAGCGGCCCCGTTGCAGCACACTGTCTGTCTGCTCTTGAGGCTGGTGATAGGCCGCCGTGCGGCGGAAGAGTGCCACCACGCGCGCGAGTAAATGAGGCCAACTGATTTCTTTGGTGAGGTAGTCATCGGCACCCAGCCTGAGACCGGAGATCTGATCGAATTCGTTGTCCCGTGCGGTCAGGAAAATGATAGGCAGCGTGTCTGACAGGGTGCGTAACTGGCGGCATAAATCAAATCCACCCTCTATTTCATCCCCCAGACCCACATCGATTAATGCCAGATCCGGTAGCGCGCGCTCAAATGCTTCGAGTGCATCCGAGCGATTGCTATAGGTACTGACAACATAGCCCGATTTGGTGAAGGCGTCTGCGTAGTTTGCGCGTAAAGTGGGTTCGTCTTCGACGATGGCAATGTTTTTTTTCATGGTGCTACTGAGTCAGTGTGGGTCGGTTGTTCCTTTGTTTTTCCTTTCTATCAAGGGCCCTTGGGTGTTTTCCAGTCTTCTAGTTTAGTGACATCGGAGTCTTTTTGTTCAACCCAATGGCCACCTTTGTGATGTAATTCTTTTTTCCAGAACGGCGCGGAAATTTTCAGATAGTCCATAATAAATTCGCCAGCTGCGAAGGCGGCTTGACGGTGTGCACTTGAGACGATGGTCAGGACAATCTGGTCGGCTAGTTTCAGTGCACCCACACGGTGGATAATCAAGACGGAGTCCAAGGGCCATTTGTTGCACGCCTGACTCGCAATTTCATGGAGTGCCTTTTCTGTCATACCGGGGTAGTGTTCTAACTCCAGACCGATTACGCCTTCGTTATCCCCAAAATCACGGACCAGGCCACTGAAGCAGCAAATTGCACCTACTTGTGTTTTGTCGGTACGGATTCTGTCGTATTCTTGCCCAAGACTGAAATCTTCCTGTTGAACTCGAATGTCGATGTTCATGTCAGCCTCCTGTTACCGGGGGAAAGAATGCGACCTCATCGTTTTCCGATACCGGGGTGTCTGCGTTGGCCATTTCCTGGTTGACCGCCATCATCACTTTGCCTTGCAATGCTTCAGGCCAGGGGCTGGGGCGACTTTTAAGCTTTTCGAGCACGTCGGCTACCGTTGCAATACCGTCTAATTCGTCCCAGGTTTCTTCTCCGGTCGCCAAGCGTTCCCGTAGACTGGCAAAAAATAAAATCTTCATAGTCATCTCACAAAACACTGAAAGGAATAAACTCAACCAGGTCGCCACATTGGGGTGCAGTATTCTCCCGGATAATCGCAAATCCATCTCCCCAGCATGCAGAACTCAGTACGCCGGAACTTTGATTCGGGTACGCCTCCAAGCAGGGGCCGGTAGCGGGATCTTGAGTGAATTTGACCCTGAGATATTCTCGTCGAATTCCCGGCTTTTTAATATTAAACCCGAGCGGTACCGGAAAGCTTTGGGGAGTGTAACTTAAAGCACCACAGGATTTGAGAATGAAAGGTCGGGCGAATACATTGAATGTGACAAATACCGCCCCGGGGTTACCCGGCAGGCCAATAATCGGAGTTTCACGGATCGCGCCGAACGCCAAGGGCTTACCGGGTTTGATCGCAATTTTCCAGAGGTTTAGTTGGCCGAGTTGATCGATACTGTTTTTGATGTGATCTTCTTCTCCGACTGAGACGCCACCACTGGTGATGATCAAGTCACACTTGGCTGCAGCTTTGTCCAGTGCACTCAAGGTAGCGTCAGCCGTGTCCGGTATGATGCCGTAGTCTTGGATATTACAGGGCAGTTGCGCAAGCAATCCATGCAGCATATATCGGTTTGAATTATAGATCTGACCGCTTTGTAACGGGGTTCCGGGTTCTGCCAGTTCGTCTCCGGTAGAGATGATACCCACGCGCAAAGGGCGAAAAAGGGGCAAGTCGGCAGTACCAATGGATGCCAGCAGGCCGAGTTCCTGCGGGCGTAAACGGGTGCCGGCAGGAAGAACGACTTGACCCTGCTGTATGTCTTGTCCTTTCGGCCTGATATTTTGCTCTGGGGTGATGGTATCCGGCAACTTGATTATTGTACCGTTTTGCTCCGTTGTGCCTTCTTGCGCCTGTACGTTTTCCTGCATGACAACTGCGTCAGCGCCTTCCGGGATAAATGCGCCGGTAAAAATCCGTGCGGCAGTACCAGGTTGGAGTGGCTTCGGTGTGTGCCCCGCGGGTATACGTTGCGAAACGGGGAGGCAGCGATCAGTCGAGATGAATCGTGTGTTGACCGCATAGCCGTCAACCGCACTGTTGTCCTGTGGCGGTACGCTGATAGACGAGTAAACCGGATCAGCGAGAATGCGGCCAATTGCTTCAGTTAACGGGCGTACTTCCCGCGCCTCGAGAGGCTGAGTATGCTCCAGAAGATAGTGCAGAGCGTCATCCACGGAGGTTAGTTGATCGTGCATTGTGCAACTCATTTTCGCGTCTCGCAAAACGGTTTGATCGAGGAGATGTCCTTGTGTTGTTTCTTGAGCAGTACGCCGACATAGTTGCAAGGCTTGTGGCGACTATCGAGTTGTTCTTTGATAATGTTACTCCAGGCCGTCCGGCACGCCCCCGTGGAACCGGGCATACAAAAAATGACCGTATTGTTTGCTAATCCGGCGAGCGCGCGGGATTGAATGGTGGAGGAGCCAATTTCTGTGAACGATATCTGACGGAAGAGTTCACCAAATCCTTTAATTTCTTTATCAAATAGTGGTGCTACAGCTTCGGGCGTGCTGTCTCGTTCAGTGAACCCTGTGCCACCAGTAATGAGTATGCAATGGATTGTCGGGTCAGCAATCCATTGTGATATCGCTGCGCGCATTAGATAGACATCATCAGG contains these protein-coding regions:
- a CDS encoding Fic family protein, which encodes MKPIGYSRLNNYYTLLLPKLGVEVYQCPSVDSEKTIKYGASLRKIIPGTRRVPDTPYDHMIAAIKYQGIRLHFFAAIFTKVDVEELTNFIKGKPLSVYNRVIWYLYEWLTGNELAIDNLTKGNYIKLFDDEYYYTLQEGERDKRTRVINNAIGTREFCPIIRKTPEIKTLEKIDVYDTAYAQMQLIGQNLSADVIGRSINYLYTKETKSSTDIEKETPSKDKMQRFLKAVKSAGQFELNKEKIIDIQNQIVEENKKATDYRDHEIYVGTTIHRLSGYDEDVHYIGPKHEHVASMMKGLLDTHDKLMMDGQVPSLMHATAISFGEVYIHPMKDGNGRIHRYLIHDVMKQRDQEHKFIIPISAAILKNQPKYDEVLESLSTPIMAMLTYELDDDARVIINNDIDYMYRYPDFTNHVIFIYEMMNTAIAEELKAEICLLLAIDKIKGFINERCDVPNNKLDVCVSIIVKGRGKVSKTKRKLVLKSIDESLLEEVEDFASSVLNTVRETLNVDVADVINSP
- the greB gene encoding transcription elongation factor GreB, whose translation is MKTNLITRQGFDALKNELDELWRVKRPDITRKVTWAASNGDRSENADYQYNKKLLREIDRRVRYLRKRLEDLRVVDYAPEQEGRVFFGAWVDIENENGEQKHFRIAGVDEIYDRKDYISIDSPMARALLKKEVDDEVIVRTPSGEAEWYVIRIQYDK
- a CDS encoding site-specific integrase, which gives rise to MDLTDTIEISQPGLLAKLQKEIKAEHLNSRTEQTYQHWITRYIFFNELKNPSTLNEENIKAFLVYLVTKMNASKAKVNQAKQALEFLYLKVLKLPLSENKDNRLEV
- a CDS encoding acyl-CoA-binding protein; translation: MSDLKAKFEETVNYVQTSEGDFKPSNELKLELYALFKQASEGDVSGKKPGMLDVVGRAKYGAWEKLKGTSSDAAMQKYIDRIEALKNEQG
- a CDS encoding DUF4442 domain-containing protein, translated to MSKKNQLNTIISKINGLPDFLRVKALTTFFGKMVKFTGTAGIKIEKLTESESVVSVKNKKSVQNHIGSIHAVASILLAESATGYLVGMNLPDTSVPVIKTIKADYVKRAKGDMKAEARLSQEQIDLIRTTEKGETAVEVIVTDSESKEPVKMEMIWAWTPKKR
- a CDS encoding ATP-binding protein, which encodes MRLKYQLILISLVTLILPWSAYQFIHQLEAELRFKQQSMLQHNATITARFLAQTTIFDGTAQGKDGASVYAFALPQPVFLDGYFDDWLALGVDTREIKSDFLPTNDTFQVSYLLGFYQDRLYAYINVTDPDIHRHNPNPGQHNSTTDNIQFEYRDHNGVHRRGTLFATSPGLINSTTQGQDIPVEVDAYWQYSETGYTVEISIPFADAKGGFGFTVINPENAPPDPFIPPRSLGNILPLPASVAPTFSNPHSSSPEFNGYYDDPRTMEPDLLPTPLKPQADRDVPTLRFSDPEINRYLAEFSTAGIKMTVIDQQGWIIGKSGELESQHSFPIITASSSFFKDIVGTLIRWTLFEKPPRSQQQPSADRDQSDLAQQALKGSPTITWQAQGSRNYALISSVVPLFQNQKIVGALRLDQNTDAIASISNETIFDMVAIAAASIFIIMIMLLGFASLLSWRIQKLSKQIDACFSTDGVPQNSLIPGTGQDEISDLRRRFAALLDANMAYTAYLQSFAQKLSHEIKTPVAIIRSSLDNASLHNNIPTELNEYIERGQSGVKRISGIIDSMRAATRLEKLIQTADNVEFDLYPVVAEYSAAFQLAAPKLKVMFEAAELTYPVQGNPDLIAQLLDKLLDNAKDFTPEGKSIRLRLFQKHQTIILEVENEGPALPERMQQQIFQPFISIRSNEQQHRNDSHMGLGLVIVKLITDFHRGRIEAQNLTGNTGVRFTLILPAGPTP
- the pdsR gene encoding proteobacterial dedicated sortase system response regulator, with protein sequence MKKNIAIVEDEPTLRANYADAFTKSGYVVSTYSNRSDALEAFERALPDLALIDVGLGDEIEGGFDLCRQLRTLSDTLPIIFLTARDNEFDQISGLRLGADDYLTKEISWPHLLARVVALFRRTAAYHQPQEQTDSVLQRGRLKINVDKIAVYWNDAPIELTVTEFWIVHALAKYPGHVKNRTQLMDAANTVLDDSTITSHIKRLRRKFIQVDPAFSAIQTAYGMGYRWDANES
- a CDS encoding molybdenum cofactor biosynthesis protein MoaE; this translates as MNIDIRVQQEDFSLGQEYDRIRTDKTQVGAICCFSGLVRDFGDNEGVIGLELEHYPGMTEKALHEIASQACNKWPLDSVLIIHRVGALKLADQIVLTIVSSAHRQAAFAAGEFIMDYLKISAPFWKKELHHKGGHWVEQKDSDVTKLEDWKTPKGP
- the moaD gene encoding molybdopterin converting factor subunit 1; its protein translation is MKILFFASLRERLATGEETWDELDGIATVADVLEKLKSRPSPWPEALQGKVMMAVNQEMANADTPVSENDEVAFFPPVTGG
- a CDS encoding molybdopterin molybdotransferase MoeA, with amino-acid sequence MHDQLTSVDDALHYLLEHTQPLEAREVRPLTEAIGRILADPVYSSISVPPQDNSAVDGYAVNTRFISTDRCLPVSQRIPAGHTPKPLQPGTAARIFTGAFIPEGADAVVMQENVQAQEGTTEQNGTIIKLPDTITPEQNIRPKGQDIQQGQVVLPAGTRLRPQELGLLASIGTADLPLFRPLRVGIISTGDELAEPGTPLQSGQIYNSNRYMLHGLLAQLPCNIQDYGIIPDTADATLSALDKAAAKCDLIITSGGVSVGEEDHIKNSIDQLGQLNLWKIAIKPGKPLAFGAIRETPIIGLPGNPGAVFVTFNVFARPFILKSCGALSYTPQSFPVPLGFNIKKPGIRREYLRVKFTQDPATGPCLEAYPNQSSGVLSSACWGDGFAIIRENTAPQCGDLVEFIPFSVL
- the moaB gene encoding molybdenum cofactor biosynthesis protein B, whose protein sequence is MSAASEFVPLQIAVLTVSDTRTYETDTSGQYLVDALLETGHTLQDRNLIPDDVYLMRAAISQWIADPTIHCILITGGTGFTERDSTPEAVAPLFDKEIKGFGELFRQISFTEIGSSTIQSRALAGLANNTVIFCMPGSTGACRTAWSNIIKEQLDSRHKPCNYVGVLLKKQHKDISSIKPFCETRK